A stretch of the Paludisphaera rhizosphaerae genome encodes the following:
- a CDS encoding Mpo1-like protein: MIATPAPPHPLVVHWLKRHRSAVSFILHMIGIPPTILGVLLFAVYVFQISFPIFVLALGLFLGGYGLQLAGHALEGTDAGEVIYFKRLFGIPYVEFPPGFGPFHELPESTSAPAGDARVQSASSTGTSAGPKSL; the protein is encoded by the coding sequence ATGATCGCGACCCCTGCCCCCCCCCACCCCCTGGTCGTCCACTGGCTGAAGCGGCACCGAAGCGCCGTCAGCTTCATCCTCCACATGATCGGCATCCCGCCCACAATCCTGGGCGTCCTCCTGTTCGCCGTCTACGTGTTCCAGATCTCGTTCCCGATCTTCGTCCTGGCGCTGGGGCTGTTTCTTGGAGGGTACGGGCTCCAACTTGCGGGGCACGCCCTGGAAGGGACGGACGCCGGCGAGGTCATCTACTTCAAGCGACTCTTCGGCATCCCTTACGTCGAGTTCCCCCCCGGCTTCGGTCCTTTCCACGAACTGCCGGAGTCGACCTCAGCGCCAGCCGGCGACGCCCGGGTTCAATCCGCATCCTCCACGGGAACCTCGGCTGGGCCAAAGTCCCTTTGA